A window of Trichocoleus desertorum ATA4-8-CV12 contains these coding sequences:
- a CDS encoding 4-hydroxy-3-methylbut-2-enyl diphosphate reductase, with product MDTKAFKRSLNSSENYHRKGFGHEAEVASLLESEYQSGLIQQIRDNNYTLQRGDVKIRLAEAFGFCWGVERAVAMAYETRQHFPTERLWITNEIIHNPSVNQRLREMQVEFIEVNQGQKDFSGVAQGDVVILPAFGASVQEMQLLNDRNCTIVDTTCPWVSKVWNTVEKHKKGTYTSIIHGKYNHEETIATSSFAGIYLVVLNLAEAEYVCNYILQGGDREEFLAKFRKACSQGFDPDKDLERLGIANQTTMLKGETEQIGKMFEHTMLKKYGPAELNQHFLSFNTICDATQERQDAMFKLVDEQVDLMVVIGGYNSSNTTHLQEIAVERGIPSYHIDCVERILSRDRIEHKPLNREIEVAENWLPDGPLVIGVTSGASTPDKVVEDVIERIFELKASVAVG from the coding sequence ATGGATACTAAAGCCTTCAAACGGTCACTCAACAGTTCTGAAAACTATCATCGCAAGGGGTTTGGGCATGAGGCCGAAGTTGCCAGCCTTTTGGAGTCGGAATATCAGAGCGGTTTGATTCAGCAAATCCGAGACAACAACTATACGCTACAGCGGGGTGACGTAAAGATTCGGCTGGCAGAGGCTTTTGGCTTTTGTTGGGGGGTGGAACGAGCAGTGGCAATGGCTTATGAAACTCGTCAGCACTTCCCCACGGAGCGCCTTTGGATTACGAATGAAATTATTCATAACCCTTCGGTAAACCAACGTCTGCGAGAAATGCAGGTAGAGTTTATTGAAGTCAACCAGGGGCAAAAAGATTTTTCTGGGGTAGCGCAAGGGGATGTGGTGATTTTGCCTGCGTTTGGTGCCAGCGTGCAGGAGATGCAGTTGCTGAATGACCGGAACTGCACCATTGTAGATACAACCTGTCCGTGGGTATCGAAGGTGTGGAACACGGTGGAGAAGCACAAGAAAGGTACCTACACCTCGATTATTCATGGCAAATACAACCATGAGGAGACGATCGCCACGAGTTCTTTCGCAGGGATCTACTTGGTCGTGCTGAATTTAGCTGAGGCTGAGTATGTTTGCAATTACATCTTGCAGGGGGGCGATCGCGAGGAGTTCTTGGCGAAGTTCCGCAAGGCTTGTTCGCAGGGCTTTGATCCAGACAAGGATTTGGAGCGGCTTGGCATTGCCAACCAAACTACGATGCTGAAGGGCGAAACGGAGCAGATCGGCAAGATGTTTGAGCATACGATGCTGAAGAAGTATGGCCCTGCGGAATTGAATCAGCATTTCCTCAGCTTTAATACCATCTGTGATGCGACTCAAGAGCGCCAAGATGCCATGTTTAAGCTGGTGGATGAGCAAGTAGATCTGATGGTGGTCATTGGTGGCTACAACTCGTCGAATACCACTCATTTACAAGAAATTGCGGTGGAGCGGGGGATTCCTTCTTATCACATTGATTGTGTGGAGCGGATTCTGTCACGCGATCGCATTGAGCATAAGCCACTAAATCGTGAGATTGAGGTGGCTGAAAACTGGTTACCGGATGGGCCTTTGGTGATTGGGGTAACTTCGGGAGCTTCTACGCCGGATAAGGTGGTGGAGGATGTGATTGAGCGGATTTTTGAGCTGAAGGCATCTGTTGCGGTTGGTTAG